The Corylus avellana chromosome ca8, CavTom2PMs-1.0 genome has a segment encoding these proteins:
- the LOC132189007 gene encoding uncharacterized protein LOC132189007 has protein sequence MFSFARHTHAILASPTFSIPRYTRRLPSLGVLSHSSRLRNTKPHFKSFKSFRCSSSCSTRTMGSLGALDEPLQYPVARRDESVVEDYHGVKIADPYRWLEDPDAEEVKEFVQKQVKLTGSVLEKCETREKLREKITKLFDHPRYDAPFRRGNKYFYFHNTGLQAQNVLYVQDSLDGEPEVLLDPNALSEDGTVSLNTLSVSEDAKYLAYGLSASGSDWVTIKVMRVEDKKVEADTLSWVKFSSISWTHDSKGFFYSRYPAPKEGENVDAGTETNSNLYHELYYHFLGTDQSEDILCWRDPENAKYMFGASVTDDGKYVLLYIDEGCDPVNKFYYCDLSELPNGLLGLKGKNDLPPFIKLIDEFDAQYHAVANDDTVFTFLTNKDAPKYKLTRVDLKEPTVWTDVIQEAEKDVLESASAVNGNQMIVSYLSDVKYVLQIRDLKSGSLLHQLPIDIGTVNGISARRKDNVVFIGFTSFLAPGIIYQCNLESEVPDMKIFREIVVPGFDRSEFHVDQVFVPSKDGTKIPMFIVAQKNIHLDGSHPCLLYGYGGFNISLTPSFSVGRIVLTRHLGAVFCIANIRGGGEYGEEWHKAGSLAKKQNCFDDFISAAEYLISAGYTQPKKLCIEGGSNGGLLVGACINQRPDLFGCALAHVGVMDMLRFHKFTIGHAWTTDYGSSDKEEEFHWIIKYSPLHNVRRPWEKHPDQPSQYPPTMLLTADHDDRVVPLHSLKLLATMQYVLCTSLEKSPQINPIIGRIECKAGHGAGRPTQKMIDEAADRYGFMAKMLDASWIE, from the exons ATGTTCTCATTCGCTCGACATACGCACGCCATTCTGGCTTCCCCCACTTTCTCAATTCCCCGATATACGCGCCGCCTCCCAAGTCTAGGTGTATTAAGTCACAGCTCGCGTCTACGCAACACTAAGCCACATTTCAAATCATTCAAATCTTTTCGTTGCTCTTCTTCGTGCTCGACCCGTACAATGGGATCCCTTGGTGCCCTAGACGAGCCACTGCAGTACCCGGTTGCTCGCAGAGACGAGTCCGTCGTCGAAGACTACCACGGAGTAAAAATCGCCGACCCTTACCGATG GCTTGAGGATCCTGACGCAGAGGAAGTGAAAGAGTTCGTGCAGAAGCAGGTGAAATTGACAGGGTCGGTGCTCGAGAAGTGCGAGACGAGAGAGAAGCTTCGGGAGAAGATCACGAAGCTCTTTGACCACCCGCGTTACGATGCGCCTTTCAGGCGAGGGAACAAGTACTTCTACTTTCACAACACTGGGCTTCAAGCGCAGAACGTCCTCTACGTTCAG GATAGTTTGGATGGAGAACCTGAGGTTTTGCTGGACCCGAATGCGCTTAGCGAAGATGGAACTGTCTCTTTGAACACGCTCTCGGTTAGTGAGGATGCCAAATACTTGGCGTACGGGCTTAGCGCGAGCGGTAGCGATTGGGTGACAATCAAAGTAATGCGGGTTGAGGATAAGAAGGTTGAAGCTGATACTTTATCATGG GTTAAATTTTCGTCCATCAGTTGGACCCATGATAGCAAAGGGTTTTTCTACAGCCGATATCCTGCTCCCAA AGAGGGAGAAAATGTAGATGCTGGGACGGAGACTAATTCTAACCTTTATCATGAGCTATACTATCATTTCTTGGGTACGGATCAATCTGAAGATATTTTATGCTGGAGAGATCCTGAAAACGCTAAATACATGTTTGGAGCTAGTGTTACGGATGATGGGAAG TATGTTCTTCTGTACATTGATGAAGGTTGTGACCCtgtcaacaaattttattactGTGACTTGTCTGAACTTCCTAATGGCCTTCTAGGTTTGAAGGGGAAAAATGACTTGCCCCCATTTATTAAGCTTATTGATGAATTTGATGCACAATATCATGCTGTTGCAAATGATGACACCGTTTTTACTTTTCTGACAAATAAAGATGCTCCAAAATATAAGTTAACCCGAGTAGATTTGAAGGAACCAACTGTTTGGACTGATGTTATCCAAGAGGCTGAAAAGGATGTACTTGAATCAGCTAGTGCTGTTAATGGTAACCAAATGATTGTGAGTTACCTGAGCGATGTTAAGTATGTTCTGCAGATAAGGGACTTGAAATCAGGTTCCTTGCTGCATCAATTACCCATTGACATAGGGACAGTAAATGGGATTTCTGCAAGGCGTAAAGACAATGTGgtttttattgggtttactagCTTTCTTGCCCCCGGTATAATTTATCAGTGCAATTTAGAATCTGAGGTTCCTGATATGAAGATATTTCGTGAAATTGTTGTTCCTGGGTTTGATCGCTCAGAGTTCCATGTCGATCAG GTTTTTGTGCCTAGTAAGGATGGTACCAAGATACCGATGTTCATTGTGGCCCAAAAGAATATTCATTTGGATGGATCACACCCCTGTTTGTTATATGGATATGGTGGATTTAACATTAGTCTTACACCATCATTCAGTGTTGGTCGTATCGTACTCACACGGCATCTAGGTGCTGTTTTCTGCATAGCAAACATTCGTGGTGGTGGAGAGTATGGAGAGGAATGGCATAAAGCGGGTTCACTTGCAAAGAAGCAAAATTGCTTTGATGACTTCATTTCTGCTGCTGAATACCTTATATCTGCTGGTTATACCCAACCCAAAAAGTTGTGTATAGAAGGTGGAAGCAATGGTGGGCTTCTTGTTGGGGCTTGCATAAATCAG aGACCTGATCTTTTTGGTTGTGCTTTGGCTCATGTTGGTGTTATGGACATGCTGCGATTCCATAAGTTCACAATTG GCCATGCATGGACTACTGATTATGGTTCTTCAGACAAGGAGGAAGAGTTTCATTGGATAATCAA GTATTCTCCACTGCATAATGTCAGGAGACCTTGGGAAAAGCATCCGGATCAACCTTCCCAGTATCCACCCACAATGTTGTTGACCGCTGATCATGATGATAGGGTTGTGCCATTGCACTCACTGAAGTTATTAGCG ACCATGCAATATGTTCTGTGCACAAGCTTGGAGAAAAGCCCCCAGATCAATCCTATCATTGGTCGCATTGAGTGTAAGGCAGGGCATGGAGCTGGACGTCCTACACAAAAAATG ATTGATGAAGCTGCTGACCGGTACGGTTTTATGGCCAAGATGTTGGATGCATCATGGATTGAGTAG